ATCCTTGATCTCCTGTGAGGAGATAGAGTTTGTTCTGTGAATCGAAGGCGGCCTTGACGATGGCTGTGGCGTAGGGAGTGAATCCATTGAGTTTGAGGTCGGCCTTGGTGGTTCCGGTTGCATCGCCGACGGAGTAGCCCCCTACTCCAGTGATATCGAATGTCTTACTTGTCGATGTAAAGGCAATGCCGGGAGCGCGTTTCGTTGTCTCTAGGAAGGAGTTGCCGTTGTCGATCGATTCGCGGTTCGATACAAAGTTGTCCGTGCGGGAATAGATGCGACCCGACGGGTCCTGCAGCATCCAAACATAGTTGCTGCCATTTGCGACCTGCGTGATCTGGCCATTCGATCGAATGCGCGAGAGAATACCGTTCGTGTGCTTGTAGAGGTCTGTACGGAAATACGTGAGGGATACGAGGGCTTCACCGTTGGAAAGTCCACAGAGGACAGGTGTTTGGAGATAGCCGGTGCCGACTACAGGGACGTCCGGCATCGTAACAGAGGTCCATGTTGTTCCGTTGTCGGACGACGCATACGATGTCTTCAAACCGGAGGCATACATGGCACCGGTTGGTGGAAGCAAAGTTGGTGAAGGTGGACATTGCTCCGAGTGCACGCCATCCCGCTGAGCCACGAACATAGAGCCCCTTATCGGCCATGAGGACAAGTTCGTTTGTCGAGGTGAAGCCCATCGACTGCATGGCACGTGGTTGACCTGCACCACCTGCACTGAAGGTTGCGGCCATGTTGCGGGAAACAGCGATGCCACCCGATGATGTCTCACCAAAACCTACAGCAACCACATTGCCACGAACATCCATGCTTTGTCCGGATGCGAAAAGCACATGGCTCCACGTCGATCCTCCATCCGTAGATCTCATCAGTCGGGCCGCAGCATCACCTGTTACTCCTCCACGTTCCTGAATGAGTGAGTAGAGATGTCCATCTGCCCCCTCCATGATCTTAACATGGAACGGAGAGGCATTGAAAGGATTCACGTTGGTAAAGGACGCCCCACTGTTGCTACTGGTCCACAACCCACCACCGGTTGGGATATAGTACACGATATCGCCGTTACTGCGCACCAGCAACTCACCGCCATAGTTTGCAACAACAGCCGGATGTTTCTGCCATGTGTTGCCGCCATCGTTTGAGATCTGGAAACTCGAAGGGCTGCTCACACACACAACATTGTTTGGTCCAAACGCAAGTCCACCACGTCCGGCAGGGAGGTTCACCGTTGTCCACGTTGTCCCTCTATCGGTGGATGTAGTTGTGATCATCGATGATGGGTATTGAAGCACGCGCAGGTATGGTTGTCCATTCGGTGCCACGGTCAGAAACACACCCTCGGTCAACCCCGTACGTGAGTACACATCCGATCTTTTCGTCATCACTGCGCCGCCTGCATCGATCACCCACAGATCGTCATTGGTCAACGCATAGATCTCACCGGTATTCCCTGCCACAGCCGTGATCACACCCGCCGGCGATGTGATATAGGAAGGGGCTCCTCCCGACGTAGAGAACGTGGCAACACGTCCGTCGATCACGGCAAGGATCTTGGAATCATCCATCACAAACACACTCGTCACGTTGCCCCCACTGTACGGCAGATCCGTGATCTTCTCCATCGTCAACGCCGAGTTCTGCGGCGCATCCGGTGTGGTGGAGGTGTCAGACGAACATGAAAGAAGCAAAGAGCAGAGAAGAAGCAGGAGGTAGATCATGGCAATGTGCTAATGTGCTAGTGTGCTAATGTGCTAATTCAGATTGCTAGAGTGCTAGAACGTTAGATTGTTAGAGTGCTAGAACGTTAGATTGTTAGAGTGCTAGATTGTTAGAGACGTCATAACGTCATACCTGTCATAACGTCATAAATGTCATAACGTCATACCTGTCATTTTGTCATTTCTTCATTGAGTTTTTTCTGCGCGGCGGACCGATTATACGCATCTCGGAAGAAGGTGCCGCCGTACCATGCGCGTTGTTCTGTGTGTTTTGCATGATGTGGGTCTGCCATAGCATCACAGAATTTTTCGAATCCTTTTGCGCCACCCACATCTTCCGGAGGGCAAGCCCCTTCTCCGTCAATGATGCGATAGGGTTGCAGATACTCAGAAGGTGGACCCGTGGCAATGACCTCTATCGTGTGGTCCCACTTTCCTTTTGGGTCGTAACGGTAGTTGATGATATCTCCCAGGCTGGACGCACTTTTCCGAAGTGTGCCACCAACTTCTTCGTCCTCCCATTCATAGGGATGGATGTTCTTCCATCCCATCACGAGCTGAACTACGTGGTGGAGCCCGGTGAGATCGATCTTTGCCGGCACAGTGAATACTCTCCAGATCTCTGGCTGGGTGTTGTTAAGAGAGATGCGAAGGATGGCGATATGGGAGGCAGTTAGCATTTGGGAAGTTACGGAGGTACGGAGTTAGCCCAACCAGAAGGTTTTCATTGGTCCCTTTCCCTTGATCTCTATCATGCCGCGTTCGTGAATGACGATAGGCGCGCCGAGGGCTGACGCGAGCCCAGCAGAGGCATGAATGCGTCCAGGTTCACACGTTGATTCCATGCGAGAAGCCACGTTGACTGTATCGCCCCATACATCGTATTGCATCCGCTCGGTTCCTAACACGCCGGCAACGATTGGTCCGCAGTGCAATCCGATGCGAAACACAATGCGCTCACCAGTGTGTGGCCATTGATAGGAGCACTTCATCATCGCCCTGGCAACATTCGCTATTCGCTGCTCGCTATTCGCTATTCGCTGCTCGCTATCCTCCGGTCCAAAGGCGACTGCCAAATACGAATCTCCGATCGTTTTGATCTTCACGACGTTATGTTCTGCGCATATCGCATCAAAGGCTGTAAACATGTTGTGTAGTAGGGCCACAACGGTGCTGGCATCAAGCTCACTTGTGTTTGACGTGAATCCAACTACATCGAGAAACAGCACGGAAGCGTGATCAAACGAGTCATTGACAGTTTCGCCTCTTGCAACCCTATCTGCGATGTGTTTTGGGAGCGTTGAATGAAGAACAGCCATATGCTTTTGGTGTTCCCTTTCGCGGGCATCGATCTCGCGCTGTTTTGCCTGGATCGCAAGTTTCGAAGCCGTTTCTCTGCCGTTGACCTCTTCCGTTATTCGAATGTGGGCACTATTGTGTTCTAGATAGGCTGCAAAGTCATTGCGTTGCTGTGCCCTGTCTCGTATCGCACCATGGATCTCTGCCTCCCACGCACGTAGTCCATGATCACGTGCCTTTGCAAGAGCGGATTGCAACGTAGCATCGGCGGATTCATACTCTTGGTGAGACTCCTGGATCCTTGCTCGATTGAGCTCGCGCTCGATACCTACATTGGGGTCGTCTATCTGCAGTTCGTCGAGCTTAGCAAGAAGCTCGATTGCCGTTTTAGTGTTACCCATATCAACATTGACAGATAGGATATTCCCGGAGATGAGCGCTATACCCCGTTTGTTCTCGAGCTCCATGTGAATTTGAAGTGCTTGCCCCATAAAGTGGAGTGCCCCATCATAATCCTTCGACTTCCAACGCGCACTTCCGATGTTGCCAAGGGCATGTGCCACCGAATGACGGGCGCCACGCAGTTCATGCAAAGAATGCGCTTTTTCGAATTGTTCAAGGGCAGCATCGTAATCACCTGTTGCTAACAAGACAAGGCCGATGTTCCCTATCACGATCGCACTATTGGCAACGTCATCATTCTTCTCGTGTTCGGAGAGTGACCGGTAGAAGTACTCTAGGGTGGTCACATAATTTGCATTGAACCAATGCACGATGCCGATACCAGCAGCAGCAACAGCCATCCCAGCACTATCTCCGAGTTTCTCGAACATCCCAAGTGCTCTGTGATAGTGCTCAAGTGCACTTGTGTAGTCACCCACGGACTTCAACACGTTGCCGATGCTTCCCGTTAATCTGGCTTCATCAACTCGGTCGCCGATCTTGATCGATTCGTCCAATGCAATACGAAAGTGCTCCAGGGCATTGGCATGTTCTCCATGTAATGCAAATGCCTGGCCAAGAGCGCTATGTCTCAATGCACGTGCTTGGACTGAATTCACATCATGAAGTTCACCAGCAAGTTGTTTCAGCCTTCCAGCATCCCTGATGGTGATGGCGTGTTCTATGTCTGCCTTTATGGTATCCATCGTTCTCATTCGGAGAAGGTCTCTAATCTATCGGTGTTCATGACTTCCTCTCCAGTCTTGCATGTAGGGGGCCGAGTGGAGACAGCTAGGTGCACCATCCTAAACACTGCGCAACACCTGATAGATATCTTCCGAGGCGTCTAGACCCATCTTCTTGCGGAGGTTGTGCCTATGCACTTCTACTGTTCGCTTGGACAAGAACAACACGTCGGCAATGTTTGCTGACGTCATTTGACGATGCAGCAACGTTGCAACCTTTAGCTCCATGTCAGTTATCGCCGGTACACGGAGGCGGATGCGTCGAACGAAATTGTCGTAAACATCCAGCATCAATTGATCGATCACGTTACCTGTGCTATCCGTCCGGAGACTTCTGTCGATAAGATCTATCACCTGACCAAGTTTCTCCTCGCCTTGGGGTCGAGTATGCTGAGTTGCCTCACCAATTCGCTGCGAGATCTGCCGAAGGAGGTCGTTCTTCTCGACGAGTCTGTCGATCAGTTTCTGAAGCTCCGTGTCCTTTGCCAGATATTCCAGACGGCGTTGTTCGTGTCCACGTTGGATGTCATCGATCTGTCGTTGATAATAGGCCCTCTGTGTACTCAGCTTGGTCTCTTCGTTGATCAGTGCTACTTGAAGGTCGGCTGCCGACTGTACATGCTTCGCTACTTCTTCCCAACGTGATCTCTCACGGAAGAGCTCACCCAAAGCTTGATGAGCTTCTACTGCGTTACGCTTCGCATCGATCTCCAGGAATACCTTCAATGCCCTCTCGATCCATTCGATGGCCGTCTCAACATTGCGGTTGGGATTGCGAATGTCCGAAAGGATATTCCCCCTGTAGTGCCAGGCTACGCCTATCTGATGTCTGCTGTCTTGGGCCTCGAGCAATGGGAGGGATTCGTTCAAATAGTCCTCTGCATCTTCGAAGTTCCCACAAAGTGTATGAGCGTGACCAAGATTCGAGGCATAGATGGCAACCTCCGTCTCGATGTTGTGATGTCGAGCCTTCGCCAGCGCTTGTTCTAAGAGTTCAATTGCGTCTTTATATTCACCCCGCTGAAGATGGACACCACCCATGCGAGCTGAGGAGCGAGCTTCTGCCATCTCGGCGCCGAGATCATGAAAGATCGACCGCGACATCTCATAATGCTGCATCGCACCTTCGATGTCTCCTAACGTCTGATAGAGCACACCTAGATTACTCAGCCATGTGGCCTCATTGTGTCGTTGCCCCGTCTGGCGATGGACTACCAGTGCCTCTTCGTAAAGAGTGACTGCGCGTTGCAGATCACCGATCTCTTGATAGACATTTCCCAGGTTGCCAAGATGTCTCGCCCGTCCGGCTACGTTCTCATTTCGCGTGTCGATCTCAAGCGCTTCTTCTAACGATAGAAGTGCCTGTTGCGGATCGCCGAGGTGACGAAAGACAAGACCAAGATTCCCGAGCGAATGGGCAAGGAGATAGTCATCACCAATATCTTGAGCGCGATCTGCAGCCTCCCGGTAGACGTCTCGTGCCGCTGCATATTCACCGCGATTCAAATAGACGTTGCCGATGTTGCAGATCACCTGTGCCAATCTCCGCTGGTCTCCTGCAGACTCGATCAGGGCTCGAGCCTCAAGCAGTCTATCCAAAGCTTCCTGATTTTCTCCAAGGTCTAGGTGAACTAGCCCCTTCACAATCATCGCTCCGCCTGCTGCTGCGTTGTCTCCCATCTCCCAATAGAGCCCTTGAGCGGTGTCTGCATGCTGGCGTGCTTCTGAAAAACAGCCATGTAGTCTACACGCCACGGCCAACATCCGATGAGCATCCGCGATCTGTCTCGATGTTGTGAGGGGGCTGTCTGTATTCTCGATGGAAACTGCCGACAAGACAGACCTACAGATACTCTCGGCCTCTGCAGAGTTGCCGTGCTTGAGACAATCTGATGCTCTATTGAGAAGATCCGAAAGTTCCATACCCGAATGATACGAAGAATACGTAGGGCTAAGTAAGGATCACGTCTGGACGGGAACGCATTCTTGCATCGTTCTCGTTCAACAACCGTTCTAAGGAGGGTCGCGTGGGACCTGTCAAAAGATGTACGATCAACTGGTTGACCATGTTTGCGGCATTCGTACTCGTGGTATGCAGTATGCATGCCCTGCCGAATACCCGCTCGCTTGGTCGATCGACGTTTCTTTTAACTGATACAACATTACACGTATGGGGAAACAATTCCAGCAATCAACTCGGTCTTGACCGTACGGTATTTGGCACTCTTGTCAGCACTCCAACGATCGTACAGAGTCCATCCGGCTCACTCGGCTGGATCCAGATCTCTGCAGGGTTAGACCATACCCTTGGGCTAACAAACTCCGGTAAACTCTATGGCTTTGGCAATCCAGCAACCGGGAGGTTGGCGAATGCTTCGGGAACTGTGCCCCAGGAGATACCCGTGCCCGGTGGCACCTCTACCTGGACGAAGATCGCCTGTGGCTACGATCACTCATTGGCACTAACCGAAGACGGAAAACTCTGGGCCTTTGGCTCGAATGCTTGGGGACAGTTGGGTGTGGGCGACAACGCCAACAGAACCACTCCAACCGAGGTTCCAAAACCGGCTGGTGTTTCCTCCTGGACTGCTGTGTGGGCAGGGGCATATCATTCGATCGCCCTTGGCAATGATGGCAAACTCTATGCATGGGGATGGAACTTCTATGGTCAGCTCGGTACCGCCAATACAACTCAACAGGTAAGCCCCGTTGCTGTTCTCAGCAGTGCTCAAATGGGTGCCGTGAACAGAGTTTCTGCCGGATATGGCACCACCTACGCTATCACAACAGATGGGAAACTCTTTGCTTGGGGACGGAACGATCTCGGACAGCTTGGGATACCCGGAGTTACCGTCTACAAACCAACACAGGTTCCTCTTCCGGCAGGGGCAACAGCGTTCACACATGTCTCAAGCGGCGCGCAGCATGTGATCGTAACAACTGCCGAAAACGTTGTGTATGTGACGGGCTCAAATGGAGATGGGCAACTCGGAGATGGAACCACCACAACGCGCACCGTTCTCACAAAGATCTTGCGTGCGGACGGTACAGCCTTGACGGGTGAGGGATGGGCGGCAGATAACGCTACCTATCAGCATGAGATATCTGGTGGAGTATGGGCATGGGGCTCCAACGCCTTCAAACAGATCGGCGACACAATAGCCGCTACAGTATATCATCCACGACTGCTGTTCAGCGTGGGAGGTGGCGGTGGCCCGACTGTTCCGGCAGATACAACGTGTATCTACTCTGATGATCAGATCCTCCTTGATGATCCAAATGGAACGCAGATCTTCAACGCCGGTGCAGACGATACAACATCGAGCGTGCTGCCTATCGGTTTTACGTTCCGCTTCAAAGGAACAGACTACACAACCTTCACTGTCAGCTCCAACGGACTCATCGGTCTGGGATCAACTCCCATACCTCCGAGTGCCACGAATGCACTTACTTCTCTGACAACGCCAGCACTAGCCCCATTCTGGGATGACCTACTGCTTGGTCAATTCCCGGTGATGATTCAAAACACAGGTCAGGCCAACGCTCGCTCGCTCCACATCACATGGAGGGGTCGGGTCAAGAACATTGACACCAACGCGCAACCGACTATCACCATTCATGCGATACTTGATGAAGCAACGCAGTCGGTGAACTACGTGTATTCCTACGGAGGCAACTCCTTGCCAACATCTGCTTCCATCGGTTGGTCTGTGGGTGGAAGGTATGTGAGCTTCAGCCCGGGACGTCCGTGGACGCAAAGCAACAGCATCCCGAACGACAATGTCAATCTGGGCTCGGGTGTGCAATTCACAAACACCGTGATCATTGATGATTCGTGCACGCCCCCTCCCCCACCTCCTCCTACGGGCGTAACCTATACACGACTCCAGTTGGGAGTGATCATTGATCTTTCTCATGTCTGGTTCATCACTGACCTTGAAGGCTTTGTGGTTGGGACGGGGGGACGGCTCTTCCGAACGATCGATGGTGGTGTCACCTGGACGTTGGTGGTAACAGGTACATCTGTAGATCTCACGGGCTTCCGCATCATCGACGGCCGGTGGTACATCTATGGAGCAAATGGCGTTGTTCGGTATTCACTTGACCACGGCGTGACGTGGATCTCGATGAACATTGGTGTGAACGTCTCGCTCACAGACCTCCGATTCATCCATGAGCAGTATGGAATCGCTGTTGGCAGTGGCGGAATGATCTTTATCTGGAATGGCAGCAGCTGGGTGCGCCAGTCCATCGATGTCCATGTGAACGTGATGTTCACATCCATCTACATCCATGGATCATACATCTTCGTAACGGGCACCGGAGGTCAACTCTGGCGATATGATGGCACTACATGGATCTCGATCTCTCTCAACCTTAGCATCGATATCACAAACATTACGATGCTCGATGGCACGTTTGGCTATCTGATCGGTGCTGATGGTACGATCTGCAGAACATTCGACGGTGGTCTAACGTGGTCCATCCTGATCAGTGGAGTACAGAGTACGTTGCGTGGAGTTTACATTGTCTCTCGGAACATCGCCTACGTTGTTGGTGACGGTGGGATCTGCCTTCAAACACTCGATGGGGGTCGGACGTGGGTTCGAATTCACCTCAATACCTCGGTCCACCTTCGTTCGATCACCGTTGTCAACGGCTGGGGCTACATCGTTGGAACAGGTGGGGCAATATTCCGCTTCAGCAGTGACTACGTACTCACCATTCATGGAACCACGTATTCGCGTGTTTTCACGAATGTCAATGTAGCCCTTGGCGGCACGTTCTGCATTGATGGAATGCGTGGGTTCATGATCGGCGACGGCGGTGTGCTCCTACGCACGATCGATGGTGGCATCTCCTGGACGACCATCAACATTGGTATCAGCATACGATTCACAAGCATCTACACGATCAACGGCATCGTCTACATCTGTGGTCAGAACGGATACCTTGCCTACAGCAACGATGGTGGTCTCACATGGATCCGCATCGATCTCAATGTGAATGTCACATTCACGAGTCTTGTCTTCGTAAATGCTTCCTATGGATTCGTGATCGGTGAAGGGGGCGTGATCTTCCGATTCAACGGCACCACGTGGATCCGGGAGACCATCAATACAACGGCCAACTTCCGTCGCATCATCGTCAATGGATCCTTTGTGTGGGCTATCGGCGATGGCGGCATCGTTTGGAGATACAACGGCAGAGGCTGGGTGCGGATCGATCTGAATATCAATGTTGACCTTGTAGACATCACCTTCATTGATGCTCGTATCGGTTGGATCATCGGGAAAGGGGGCTTGGCATGGCGCACGATCGATGGCGGACGAACATGGACGATCGTCAATATCAATGTTGGGCTGGATGTTGAGATCCGTTGCCTTCGTTTCGCCTCACGTTGGGTTGGATGGGCTTCGTGTGCCAACGGTTTGGTCTTGCAAACGGTTGATGGCGGTAGAACGTGGATCAAGATCGATCTCAACGTCAACGTCGACCTACTGTTTGTGTTCTACTCACGTGGCATGGGATACATTGGAGGAGCCGGTGGACTCTGCTGGTCCTTCCGAACGGACCATCTTCAGTTCGTAAACGGTGTGCACATTTCTCGCGTAAATGTCGACGTTACCGTCGACCTCAGACATTGCCGTTTCTACGACGCCTACCTTGGTGTTGTTGTAGGAGTAGACGGTGTTCTTCGTGTGACACTAGATGGAGGACTCACCTGGCTCCGAAGAGACATCGGTACAACGCTCCGGTGGAACAATGTGTGCATCGTTGATTCCGTACTCTTCGTGGTGGGCGATAACGGTTGTATTTATCGATCGATCGACCTTGGTGTTACCTGGCATCGCTTTCCTGTGCAGTCGTCAGTGCATTTTCTCTCGATCGCCTTCATTCATCGCAATGATGGCTTTGCAGTAGGACGAGACGGTTCGATGTGGCGATTCAATGGTACTCGTTGGATCAAGATCGTATTGCAGACAAACGTTGCTATCACTCGCGTGTTTGTGAGTGGCCACATCTACTTTGCCGTTGGTGAGCGTGGCATGATGTTCGGATGGAATGGTTCAGCCTGGATTCAGATCTCGAGCAACACCACTGTTGACCTTTCAGATGTTTCGTTCTACGACGCTTCCTTCGGACTCGTTGTGGGTCGGAATGGCTGTGTCCTTCGGACGGTAGATGGAGGTCTGACGTGGACTCGGATCAATATCAACATTGGACTTCACATCAATGCACTGCACATCATCTCTCGCGAGCTCATCTTTGCCGTGTGCGATCGTGGTGTTGTGTTGCGCTCAACAAACGGCGGCACAACGTGGATAGCCATCCACATTACGTCGGAAGATCTGACCGGTATCTCCTTTAACAGCGGATATGGGTGGGTTGTTGGGAGAAGTGGCGCTGTTTACGCATTCACAGACGACCTCTTTGATTCATCGGGATATTGGTTCTCTTCTCTCAGACGGGGTATCCGCTTTAATGGCGAGAACACCATTGTGGATCTTGGTCAGAAGAGTTCGTATGGACTCACAGCCAATCTCACACTCATGGCTTGGGTGTACCCCACGGCATATGGGAGGCTGTCCGGAATCATCGGCAATCATCGATATGTAGGAGCTGGAAGTCGAGGCTACGCGCTCGTTCTCGACGAATATGGTCACGTGGGCATGGTCATCACCAAGGCCAACGGAACAGCACAATGGATCTGGTCGAGCGGGATCGTGAAGATCAATACGTGGTCGCACGTAAGCGGAGTGTTTGACGGCACATCATTGCAGGTCTTCATCAATGGTGTGTTGAGTGCTCGGCTTTCCATCCCGTTCACGGCGATGATGCCAACGGATGATCGCATGATGATCGGCTACTATCAAGGCTATCATCGAAGCTACTTCAACGGGTCGATCGACAATGTGAGTATCTGGGGAGCCCCTTGCCCACCATCACACATCCGACGAACGATGCATGACCGTACAGTTGGTATCGAACCGTGGTTGATGGGTGGATGGCATTCCAGTGAGGGGGCTGGTGAGTCTGTGACTGACGTTACGACCGGCACAGAAACGCTGGTTCGTGGTGGCACTGCATATGATCGCACCTCGATCGTTGGAGTTGGCAGGTCATGGAGTGGCACTATTACCACGAAGGGGAACATCTATCTCGGCGGTACGGATACCCGCCTCGACGTGACCTCGCTGACCAAGAGTGTTGATCTTGTTGTTCATAGCATCGTAGATGTTCGTGGGATCATAGCACCTGCAGGTATTGGGCGGTTGTTCCCAAGAACCTGGGTGATACGCACGTATGGTCAGGGTACGATCGGAGGATTCTGGAAGATCATTCTTGGACCTCGAGGGCTATCGCAGTTCGATATCAATGAGCCATCGCGCTGGGTGTTGTTCCGTAGACCATCAGATGGGTCCGGCAATTGGGTCAACGCGGGAACGTGCATTCGCGTGGACGGGCGAACGGGCGAACTTACCTTCCCAATGCAGAATTGGGACGGGCAATACATCCTTGGATGTTTGGGAGACAGTCCACTTGGAATAGCCCTTGATGCACAACTCGTTGTGCATCCGGTTGACGTGAGCGTGTGCGAGGACGACGAAACTACGTTTACAGTGATCGCCGAGGGAACGAACCTACACTATCAATGGCGGAAGAATGGGAAGAACATTGATGGGGCAAACGACAATACATATCACATCATGCAAACGAAGGATGAAGACAGAGCAGGCTACGATGTGGTCGTTGATGCGCAGACAAC
This region of Ignavibacteria bacterium genomic DNA includes:
- a CDS encoding plasmid pRiA4b ORF-3 family protein produces the protein MLTASHIAILRISLNNTQPEIWRVFTVPAKIDLTGLHHVVQLVMGWKNIHPYEWEDEEVGGTLRKSASSLGDIINYRYDPKGKWDHTIEVIATGPPSEYLQPYRIIDGEGACPPEDVGGAKGFEKFCDAMADPHHAKHTEQRAWYGGTFFRDAYNRSAAQKKLNEEMTK
- a CDS encoding tetratricopeptide repeat protein, with protein sequence MDTIKADIEHAITIRDAGRLKQLAGELHDVNSVQARALRHSALGQAFALHGEHANALEHFRIALDESIKIGDRVDEARLTGSIGNVLKSVGDYTSALEHYHRALGMFEKLGDSAGMAVAAAGIGIVHWFNANYVTTLEYFYRSLSEHEKNDDVANSAIVIGNIGLVLLATGDYDAALEQFEKAHSLHELRGARHSVAHALGNIGSARWKSKDYDGALHFMGQALQIHMELENKRGIALISGNILSVNVDMGNTKTAIELLAKLDELQIDDPNVGIERELNRARIQESHQEYESADATLQSALAKARDHGLRAWEAEIHGAIRDRAQQRNDFAAYLEHNSAHIRITEEVNGRETASKLAIQAKQREIDAREREHQKHMAVLHSTLPKHIADRVARGETVNDSFDHASVLFLDVVGFTSNTSELDASTVVALLHNMFTAFDAICAEHNVVKIKTIGDSYLAVAFGPEDSEQRIANSEQRIANVARAMMKCSYQWPHTGERIVFRIGLHCGPIVAGVLGTERMQYDVWGDTVNVASRMESTCEPGRIHASAGLASALGAPIVIHERGMIEIKGKGPMKTFWLG
- a CDS encoding LuxR family transcriptional regulator, with product MELSDLLNRASDCLKHGNSAEAESICRSVLSAVSIENTDSPLTTSRQIADAHRMLAVACRLHGCFSEARQHADTAQGLYWEMGDNAAAGGAMIVKGLVHLDLGENQEALDRLLEARALIESAGDQRRLAQVICNIGNVYLNRGEYAAARDVYREAADRAQDIGDDYLLAHSLGNLGLVFRHLGDPQQALLSLEEALEIDTRNENVAGRARHLGNLGNVYQEIGDLQRAVTLYEEALVVHRQTGQRHNEATWLSNLGVLYQTLGDIEGAMQHYEMSRSIFHDLGAEMAEARSSARMGGVHLQRGEYKDAIELLEQALAKARHHNIETEVAIYASNLGHAHTLCGNFEDAEDYLNESLPLLEAQDSRHQIGVAWHYRGNILSDIRNPNRNVETAIEWIERALKVFLEIDAKRNAVEAHQALGELFRERSRWEEVAKHVQSAADLQVALINEETKLSTQRAYYQRQIDDIQRGHEQRRLEYLAKDTELQKLIDRLVEKNDLLRQISQRIGEATQHTRPQGEEKLGQVIDLIDRSLRTDSTGNVIDQLMLDVYDNFVRRIRLRVPAITDMELKVATLLHRQMTSANIADVLFLSKRTVEVHRHNLRKKMGLDASEDIYQVLRSV